The Parashewanella spongiae genome has a window encoding:
- a CDS encoding M28 family peptidase → MKTLPSLSLAGIIITSLLGCQSSNLQYQDNKTSHQLQQSAVNSNLGYDIVESLTVEVGPRLAGGKNDLVAVKWAEDKFKSLGYDKVYKEPVKVPVWSRGDASAEVVSPFPQPLVITALGGSVATPENGLTAEIVRFHTLADLKKAEPAQVKGKIVFIDQKTERHKAGNGYGKSVGGRSKGAIAAAKKGAVAIVIRSIGTDHDRMAHTGAMRYKDGIKKIPAAALSAPDANQLNAILKRDKKVVISLKLSPQHLGYSTSYNVIGEIKGQNKPEEIVLIGAHLDSWDEGTGALDDGAGVSIVMAAGKHILDLPTRPARTVRVVLYAAEELGLIGGKQYVKTHKNELNNHYIAAESDFGAGYIYRIDVNVAPQKFEQVKNELSSMKINGVELGNNEAGGGPDVSMMPSLGVPVASLRQDGRDYFDYHHTPNDTIDKIDPKALAQNIAAYTQFAYLMAQSTTDLRPIKKK, encoded by the coding sequence ATGAAAACCCTACCCTCGTTGAGTCTAGCCGGAATTATCATAACAAGTTTATTAGGATGCCAATCAAGCAACCTTCAATATCAAGACAACAAAACTAGCCATCAGCTACAACAATCAGCAGTAAACAGTAATCTTGGCTATGATATCGTTGAATCATTAACGGTTGAAGTTGGTCCTCGTTTAGCTGGCGGCAAAAATGATTTGGTTGCCGTAAAATGGGCTGAAGATAAATTCAAATCACTAGGCTATGACAAGGTTTACAAAGAGCCTGTAAAAGTGCCTGTTTGGAGTCGTGGCGATGCCAGTGCTGAAGTTGTCAGCCCCTTCCCTCAACCTCTGGTTATCACGGCTCTAGGTGGAAGTGTTGCAACCCCAGAAAACGGGTTAACAGCTGAAATTGTCCGCTTTCATACTCTGGCAGACTTGAAAAAAGCAGAGCCTGCTCAGGTGAAAGGTAAAATTGTTTTTATTGATCAAAAAACAGAGCGCCATAAAGCTGGTAACGGATACGGAAAAAGCGTCGGAGGACGCTCAAAAGGTGCTATTGCAGCTGCTAAAAAAGGCGCTGTAGCCATTGTGATTCGCTCAATTGGAACCGATCATGACCGTATGGCTCACACGGGTGCAATGCGTTACAAAGATGGCATAAAGAAAATTCCAGCTGCCGCTTTATCTGCTCCAGATGCCAACCAGCTGAATGCAATATTAAAGCGTGATAAAAAAGTGGTTATTTCACTTAAGCTTTCACCTCAACATTTAGGTTATTCGACTTCTTACAATGTAATTGGTGAGATAAAAGGGCAAAACAAACCTGAAGAGATTGTTTTAATTGGTGCCCACCTTGACTCATGGGATGAAGGTACTGGCGCTTTAGATGATGGTGCTGGTGTTAGTATTGTAATGGCCGCTGGTAAACATATTTTAGATTTACCTACTCGCCCAGCTCGCACTGTTCGAGTTGTTTTGTATGCAGCTGAAGAGCTTGGATTAATCGGTGGTAAGCAATATGTCAAAACTCACAAGAATGAACTGAATAATCACTACATTGCCGCTGAGTCTGATTTTGGTGCTGGTTATATTTATCGAATCGATGTTAATGTCGCACCGCAAAAATTTGAACAAGTTAAAAATGAACTGTCTTCCATGAAGATAAATGGGGTTGAGCTTGGCAATAATGAAGCCGGAGGTGGGCCTGATGTTTCTATGATGCCATCACTTGGCGTGCCTGTAGCATCACTGCGTCAAGATGGTCGTGATTACTTTGATTACCACCACACGCCAAACGATACGATTGATAAAATCGATCCGAAAGCTTTAGCACAAAATATTGCCGCTTATACCCAGTTTGCTTATTTGATGGCACAATCTACAACTGATCTGAGACCAATTAAGAAAAAATAA
- the rpsT gene encoding 30S ribosomal protein S20, protein MANSKSAKKRALQSEKRRQHNASRRSMLRTYVKRVIAAIKSGDHAAATEAFNTAQPIIDRMATKGLIHKNKAGRQKARLNTRIKALAA, encoded by the coding sequence TTGGCTAATAGCAAGTCTGCAAAGAAGCGCGCGCTTCAATCTGAAAAGCGTCGTCAACACAACGCTAGTCGTCGCTCTATGCTACGCACATACGTAAAAAGAGTTATCGCTGCAATTAAATCAGGCGATCACGCTGCTGCTACTGAAGCATTTAACACAGCACAACCTATCATTGACCGTATGGCAACGAAAGGTTTAATTCACAAAAACAAGGCTGGCCGTCAAAAAGCACGTCTTAACACAAGAATCAAAGCACTTGCTGCTTAA